The nucleotide window TATATTCTCATTTGCTTAATATGTTTTTTTTCCGAGTTGGATATTTTAAAGTTTAATGCTTTGACTTATCCGACATTTCTAAATTCAATTCCCCTCCTTTTGTAATATCGCTGTGGGAAATCATAAACTTTTCTACAGCTTTATTATTGAGTTTAACATTGTTTATATAAATATTTTTAGGGCTGTTATTAGCGGCTTCAATTACAAATTCTTTGCCAGAATAATAATTTGGATTCAATTGAATCGAAACTTTGTTAAAGATAGGGCTTCCTATTTGGTATTCCGGGTTTTCATCAGTCCCCCCATTCATTTGGAACAAACCAATTTTAAACAACACATTCAAACTTCCCATTAAACCTTGATCTTCATCGCCATTGTAACCGGTATCCGGGGCTAAACCGCTGAAAGTTTCTTTTATCACTTCGCGTCCCCAATACTGAGTTAAATCAGGTCTTCCTAAAAAATTAAACACATAAGGTGTCTGAATCGAAGGCTGATTACCAAAATTTATTGGAATACGACTGTACTCTGGATGCAATTCTGCTTCATGTGATGTTCCTGATGTGAACTTTAATTTTTTTGCCGATTCAAATTGCTTGTTCAATTTTTCTGCAGCCTTATCATTCCCTCCCATCAGCTTTGCCAAACCTTCAATGTCTTGCGGCACAAACCAAGTTGCCTGTGCTCCATTGGATTCTATAAAACCATTTTCATATTTATAAGGGTCAAAATTTTCGAGCCATTTCCCATTAACATTTTTAGGACGCATCCAACCTGTTGTTGCATCAAAAACGTTTTGGTAATTTTTGGCCCTTGCCATAAAATAGTTATAATCCTCGGTATGATTCAGCTTTTTTGCCAATTGTGCCAAAGTCCAATCTTCATAAGCATATTCCAATGTTAGGCTGGCACCGTCTTGATGGCTTCCAAATTCACCTTCTGGATTAGGGTAAGGAACAAAGCCTTTCTCCATATAATATTTCAAACCTCCACCGCTATTGGTATTGTGTTCGTAACCCGCTTTTCCCATAATTCCATTTAGCATATGGTTTTTCTTCAAAGCGATATAAATATCTTCCAGATCTTCTTTTACGATTCCATTTTGAATAGCGGTAACAATAAATGGTGTTGTAGAAGCTCCTGTCATCACATAGGTATCATTTCCGCCTGCAGGCCCACGCGGAATCATTCCGCCATCATTGTAATATTGCATTAGCGAATGCACAAAGTCTTCCATAATTTCAGGATAAGCAAGTCCCCAAAGTGTACTTATCGTCCATTGGGCACCCCAAAACGAATCTGAATTATATTGGTTGAACTTTGGTTTTCCTTTATCGTTAAGCGGAATTTGTCCAATTCTGTATTTATCTCCTGTATTATCAGGATAAGCACCATTAGCATCGCTAATCATTTTTCGTCCCTGCAATGCGTGCCAAAGATCTGTATAAAATCTTCTTTGGTCTTTTTCAGTTCCACCTTCAACTTTAATTCTTCCCAATAAATTATTCCATTCGTCTCTTGATTCTGCAACTATTTTATCAAAATCCCAATGAGGTAATTCTTCTTGAATATTAATGTTGGCATTTTCAACAGAGGTGTAAGAAACACCCACTTTCATTAATATTTTTTTATCAAAATCACCAAAATGAATCAGATAATTACCTGTTTTAGCATCTTTCTCAACAGAAGAAATTGGAGCATTAGTATTAATTTTAAAATATACCGTCAATGGTTTTGGGCGTCTGAAATTAGTACTCAATACCAATGAACCCGAAAGTTCATAATCGTTATTTTTTTCTAAAATTCCATTTGTGTTATCACACGGCCCTAAAACAGTATTTAGATTGAAAAGAACCGCTTTTTGTGCATTCGTCGGAAACGTATATCTATGAAAACCTACCCTTTTGGCGCTAGTTAATTCGGCTGTTATTTTGTATCTGTCAAGTAATACAGAATGATAGCCTGGAGTAATTTTCTCTGTTGCATGACTGAATTTAGAATAAAAATCAGTGAAAATAGTTGTCTTATTTTCTTTGGAAATTACCACCGGCATTACCGAAACCCCGGATAGTTGCCATTCATGAACATGGCTGAAACCTTTTATTGTATCAATATTATACTTGTATCCGCAACCCCAATCTCCTTTAATTGATGTGTCCGGACTTAAATTTACCATTCCAAACGGACGACTGGCGGAAGAAAAGTAAAACCA belongs to Flavobacterium aquiphilum and includes:
- a CDS encoding GH92 family glycosyl hydrolase encodes the protein MKLDKIYKIGRIGISLGLIFLVSCKAGKTASLPNNQLVDKVYPLLDTENSRWFYFSSASRPFGMVNLSPDTSIKGDWGCGYKYNIDTIKGFSHVHEWQLSGVSVMPVVISKENKTTIFTDFYSKFSHATEKITPGYHSVLLDRYKITAELTSAKRVGFHRYTFPTNAQKAVLFNLNTVLGPCDNTNGILEKNNDYELSGSLVLSTNFRRPKPLTVYFKINTNAPISSVEKDAKTGNYLIHFGDFDKKILMKVGVSYTSVENANINIQEELPHWDFDKIVAESRDEWNNLLGRIKVEGGTEKDQRRFYTDLWHALQGRKMISDANGAYPDNTGDKYRIGQIPLNDKGKPKFNQYNSDSFWGAQWTISTLWGLAYPEIMEDFVHSLMQYYNDGGMIPRGPAGGNDTYVMTGASTTPFIVTAIQNGIVKEDLEDIYIALKKNHMLNGIMGKAGYEHNTNSGGGLKYYMEKGFVPYPNPEGEFGSHQDGASLTLEYAYEDWTLAQLAKKLNHTEDYNYFMARAKNYQNVFDATTGWMRPKNVNGKWLENFDPYKYENGFIESNGAQATWFVPQDIEGLAKLMGGNDKAAEKLNKQFESAKKLKFTSGTSHEAELHPEYSRIPINFGNQPSIQTPYVFNFLGRPDLTQYWGREVIKETFSGLAPDTGYNGDEDQGLMGSLNVLFKIGLFQMNGGTDENPEYQIGSPIFNKVSIQLNPNYYSGKEFVIEAANNSPKNIYINNVKLNNKAVEKFMISHSDITKGGELNLEMSDKSKH